In one Mycobacteroides chelonae genomic region, the following are encoded:
- a CDS encoding alpha/beta fold hydrolase: MSPPPELRPPRPGPPPARDGELHQVVTIDGRTVQVNVSGPDKGTTVVMLAAAGHFALSYRSVCERLHTAGLRTAVIGHDPHLHAKAITGVLDDIGVKVALLVGDRAGGELAWDLAASKLDRFIGLVAIDRGHPRVADRAGLIRDKHCPPVEINTTVLVTSDATRAIARASQRFVYGDYRIVELMGRRSATRDLTPELAAEVVLRSSSW, encoded by the coding sequence ATGAGTCCGCCGCCCGAGCTTCGCCCCCCGCGCCCAGGGCCTCCACCTGCGCGTGACGGTGAATTGCACCAGGTCGTCACGATTGACGGCCGTACGGTGCAGGTCAACGTTTCGGGGCCGGATAAGGGAACCACCGTCGTCATGCTGGCCGCTGCCGGGCATTTCGCGCTCAGTTATCGCTCGGTATGCGAGCGGCTGCACACCGCGGGGCTGCGCACCGCGGTGATCGGCCACGACCCACATCTTCACGCCAAAGCCATCACCGGAGTGCTCGACGACATCGGCGTCAAGGTTGCGCTCCTGGTGGGAGATCGTGCGGGCGGTGAGCTGGCCTGGGATCTGGCTGCCAGCAAACTCGACAGGTTTATTGGTCTCGTGGCGATCGACCGTGGACACCCGCGGGTCGCCGACCGCGCCGGGCTGATCCGGGACAAGCACTGCCCGCCGGTGGAGATCAATACCACCGTCTTGGTCACCTCGGACGCGACCCGTGCCATCGCCCGCGCCAGCCAGCGCTTCGTCTACGGCGACTATCGGATTGTCGAACTGATGGGCCGCCGATCGGCGACTCGTGACCTCACGCCGGAACTGGCGGCCGAGGTGGTCCTGCGCAGCAGCTCCTGGTGA
- a CDS encoding cobyric acid synthase, with translation MTGAVSGALLVGGVSSDAGKSLVVTGLCRLLARKGIRVAPFKAQNMSNNSVVTMDGGEIGRAQALQARACGLEPSVRFNPVLLKPGSDRTSQLVVRGQATGNVSARSYIEHREELRQVVATELCSLRAEFDVVICEGAGSVAEINLRATDIANMGLAQAAGLPVVLVGDIDRGGVLAHLFGSVGVLEPADQRLVAGYIVNKFRGDRTLLDPGLEQLAALTGRTTYGVLPYDDQLWLDAEDSVSVVASAQVGRPATPIGREWLRVAAVRLPRISNSTDIEAIACEPGVIVRWVAHPADIADADVVVLPGTKATVADLAWMRGNGIADAVVAHARSGGPVLGICGGFQMLATTIDDRVESGAGTVSGLGLLDIDIAFQPVKTLRHWQSPGLSGYEIHHGTVTRSAVLPWLTDHHEGAAHGAVRGTHWHGLLDNDDFRRRWLTEAASAAGRSGFTVAADTNVADRRAAQLDRLADLIDTHIDVDALAAVWQDAGRPGSEPSYPVIEHSR, from the coding sequence ATGACGGGCGCCGTGTCCGGCGCGCTGCTGGTAGGGGGCGTCAGCTCCGACGCCGGTAAGAGTCTGGTGGTGACCGGCCTGTGTCGGCTACTGGCCCGCAAGGGGATTCGTGTCGCGCCGTTCAAGGCACAAAACATGTCCAACAACTCCGTGGTGACGATGGACGGGGGAGAGATCGGACGCGCGCAGGCATTGCAGGCACGCGCCTGCGGCCTGGAACCTTCGGTCCGATTCAATCCGGTACTGCTCAAGCCCGGTAGTGACCGGACCTCGCAGCTGGTGGTACGCGGGCAGGCGACAGGGAACGTTAGCGCGCGTTCCTATATCGAGCATCGCGAGGAACTGCGGCAGGTGGTGGCCACGGAATTATGTTCGCTGCGTGCGGAATTCGATGTGGTTATCTGTGAGGGTGCCGGCTCGGTCGCCGAAATCAACCTGCGAGCGACCGATATCGCCAACATGGGGCTGGCACAGGCAGCGGGCCTGCCGGTGGTGCTGGTCGGTGATATCGACCGGGGCGGTGTGCTGGCCCACCTGTTCGGATCGGTGGGCGTGCTCGAGCCCGCGGATCAACGACTCGTCGCCGGATACATCGTCAACAAGTTTCGTGGTGACCGCACACTGCTGGATCCGGGACTCGAGCAGCTTGCCGCGCTGACCGGCCGAACCACCTACGGTGTGCTGCCCTACGACGACCAATTATGGCTTGATGCAGAGGATTCGGTCTCTGTGGTGGCATCGGCTCAGGTGGGCCGCCCCGCCACACCCATCGGGAGGGAATGGCTCCGGGTGGCCGCGGTGCGCCTGCCCCGAATCTCCAACTCGACCGATATCGAGGCCATCGCGTGTGAGCCCGGGGTGATCGTGCGGTGGGTTGCTCATCCCGCCGACATCGCCGATGCCGATGTGGTGGTCCTTCCCGGCACCAAGGCCACCGTCGCCGATCTGGCCTGGATGCGGGGCAACGGGATCGCCGACGCGGTTGTCGCACATGCCCGTTCGGGCGGCCCGGTGCTGGGCATTTGTGGCGGGTTCCAGATGCTTGCCACCACGATCGATGATCGCGTCGAGTCGGGTGCCGGCACGGTCAGTGGCTTGGGTCTGCTCGATATCGACATCGCCTTCCAACCGGTTAAGACGCTGCGGCACTGGCAGTCTCCGGGGCTGAGCGGCTATGAGATCCACCACGGAACGGTCACCCGCTCGGCGGTGCTGCCGTGGCTGACCGATCATCACGAGGGCGCTGCCCACGGTGCGGTCCGGGGCACCCATTGGCATGGACTGCTGGACAACGACGATTTCCGGCGCAGATGGCTCACCGAGGCGGCGTCCGCGGCCGGACGCTCGGGATTCACCGTCGCGGCGGACACCAACGTCGCGGACCGCCGTGCGGCTCAGCTGGACAGATTGGCCGATCTCATCGACACCCACATCGACGTCGATGCGCTGGCAGCCGTGTGGCAAGACGCCGGTCGTCCGGGATCGGAGCCGTCATATCCGGTAATCGAGCACAGTCGGTGA
- the map gene encoding type I methionyl aminopeptidase, which translates to MTVRAALRPGTLSPERQVPVSIDRPEYVGKSEVAEAIGEPYVQTPEVVEKMRVAGRIAAQALALAGEAVAPGVTTDELDRIAHDYMVSQGAYPSTLGYKGFPKSCCTSLNEIICHGIPDSTVIEDGDIVNIDVTAYIDGVHGDTNATFLAGNVSEEHRLLVDRTREATMRAINAVKPGRALSVVGRVIEAYAKRFGYNVVRSFTGHGVGPTFHNGLIVPHYDDPNLDIVIEPGMTFTIEPMINLGSLDYEIWDDTWTVATTDKQWTAQFEHTMVVTDDGVEILTLP; encoded by the coding sequence ATGACTGTTCGTGCCGCATTGCGTCCGGGAACGCTGTCTCCCGAGCGCCAGGTTCCCGTGTCGATCGACCGCCCCGAATACGTGGGCAAGTCCGAGGTCGCGGAGGCCATCGGGGAGCCGTACGTTCAGACACCCGAGGTCGTCGAGAAGATGCGCGTCGCCGGCAGGATCGCGGCGCAGGCGCTGGCGCTTGCCGGTGAGGCCGTGGCCCCCGGGGTCACCACCGACGAGCTGGACCGGATCGCCCACGACTACATGGTTTCCCAGGGTGCTTACCCGTCAACGCTGGGGTACAAGGGATTTCCCAAGTCGTGCTGCACGTCGCTCAACGAGATCATCTGCCACGGGATACCGGACTCGACCGTGATCGAGGACGGCGACATCGTCAACATCGACGTCACCGCCTACATCGACGGCGTGCACGGAGACACCAACGCCACATTCCTGGCGGGGAATGTCTCCGAGGAACACCGCCTGCTGGTAGACCGCACCCGGGAGGCAACCATGCGGGCCATCAATGCCGTCAAGCCGGGCCGGGCACTCAGCGTCGTCGGACGGGTGATCGAGGCCTATGCAAAGCGTTTCGGTTACAACGTGGTTCGCTCCTTCACCGGGCACGGTGTGGGCCCCACGTTCCACAACGGGCTCATCGTGCCGCACTACGATGACCCCAATCTGGACATCGTCATCGAGCCGGGCATGACGTTCACCATCGAACCGATGATCAACCTCGGATCGCTGGACTATGAGATCTGGGACGACACCTGGACAGTGGCGACCACCGATAAACAATGGACCGCGCAGTTCGAGCACACCATGGTGGTCACCGACGACGGAGTAGAGATTCTGACACTGCCATGA
- a CDS encoding L,D-transpeptidase, with protein sequence MVTGLASLLMNVAITTPATLGQATAASPRGVASVSPTPGQTVGVAMPVTVHFAAPVADRPAAERSINFSASKVPSGTFSWVDDATVRFTPREYWPAHSSITVSVNGVSGMKYKFQTGSEVLGIASISAHTFTVKIDGTVMREMPASMGKPKHPTPVGSFTALEKQSPVVMDSRTIGIPLNDPEGYKLTVYYAVRVTWGGVYVHSAPWSTGAQGNSNVSHGCINLSPDNAAWYYNTVGIGDPIVINA encoded by the coding sequence GTGGTGACCGGGCTCGCCAGCCTCCTGATGAACGTGGCCATCACCACACCAGCGACCCTCGGCCAGGCAACGGCCGCATCCCCTCGCGGGGTGGCATCCGTCTCACCCACGCCGGGTCAGACGGTCGGGGTGGCCATGCCGGTGACGGTTCATTTCGCGGCCCCTGTCGCCGATCGGCCCGCCGCGGAGCGTTCCATCAATTTCTCCGCGTCGAAGGTTCCGTCCGGGACATTCAGCTGGGTGGACGATGCGACGGTTCGTTTCACTCCTCGTGAGTATTGGCCCGCGCATTCGTCGATCACGGTGTCCGTGAACGGCGTGAGCGGTATGAAGTACAAGTTCCAGACCGGCTCGGAGGTGCTGGGCATCGCCAGCATCAGCGCGCACACCTTCACGGTCAAGATCGACGGCACGGTCATGCGTGAGATGCCCGCGTCGATGGGAAAGCCCAAGCACCCCACACCGGTCGGCTCGTTCACCGCCCTGGAAAAGCAGAGTCCGGTGGTCATGGATTCGCGGACCATCGGTATTCCGCTGAATGATCCGGAGGGCTACAAGCTGACCGTGTACTACGCGGTGCGGGTCACCTGGGGTGGCGTCTACGTGCACAGTGCCCCGTGGTCTACGGGAGCGCAGGGCAATTCGAACGTCAGCCACGGCTGCATCAACCTGAGTCCCGACAACGCGGCCTGGTACTACAACACCGTCGGTATCGGCGACCCCATCGTCATCAACGCGTAG
- a CDS encoding VOC family protein, with the protein MGLSAGLTLEAIVIDCHDAATLGRWWADALEWPYAIDDDGAVEVFQPDRHPPSLFFLGTPDPKVAKNRLHLDFRGADQQAAVDRFLEHGATRIDVGQGESSWIVLGDPEGNEFCVLAPSAD; encoded by the coding sequence ATGGGGCTGTCCGCCGGACTCACATTAGAAGCGATTGTGATCGACTGCCATGATGCGGCCACACTCGGCCGTTGGTGGGCCGACGCGCTGGAGTGGCCGTACGCGATCGACGATGACGGGGCCGTCGAGGTGTTCCAGCCCGACCGACATCCACCGTCCTTGTTCTTCCTGGGGACCCCCGACCCGAAGGTGGCCAAGAACCGGTTGCACCTGGACTTTCGCGGTGCCGACCAGCAGGCTGCGGTGGATCGATTTCTAGAACATGGCGCTACCAGAATTGACGTCGGCCAGGGCGAATCGAGCTGGATCGTGCTCGGCGATCCCGAGGGCAACGAATTCTGCGTACTGGCGCCAAGCGCCGACTAA
- a CDS encoding penicillin-binding transpeptidase domain-containing protein — protein MFRRVWSLPLFGTALLVAGAVACTPRPDGPGPVAEKFFEALANGDTASAAKMTDDPDGAKVGLDQAFSGLQATSFKAAVNGSQYTQDTGSADATYVWQLPRKRTWTYSGRLEMLRTAGSWQVRWAPSDLHPKLGERQSLSLRTDPAKRATVNESGGTTVLAPANLYKISFDASQAGKSLMSTATALADAIRPYDDQINAASLAEQASAQTSPMNLITLRKDDWDKVSIALETRPGALRPGVVMTQIADLLPTDDRFAPDIVAQVKKAVLDELDGEAGWRVVSVNQNGVDTAVLNEVKPNPAPSKTISLDRAVQNAAQNAVNTRGQKAMMVVIKPSTGDILAVAQNAAANADGPLATTGLFPPGSTFKIITAGAALERGMATPDTMVGCPKRVTIGDRSIPNYNEFDLGTVPMWRAFANSCNTTFAKLASEMPLDGLTVAASQFGIGPDYDVAGIPTISGNVPPTVNLTERTEDGFGQGKVLVTPFGMALAAATVANGKTPVPQLISGQTTGITGERPPVTSTMIDGLRGMMRETVLSGTAMDLKGEGSVYGKTGEAEFPGGSHAWFAGYRGDMAFATLIVGGGGSEAAVRATRVMFQSLPPDYLA, from the coding sequence ATGTTCAGACGTGTGTGGTCCCTGCCGTTGTTCGGCACCGCCCTGTTGGTGGCCGGCGCGGTCGCGTGCACCCCGCGCCCCGACGGGCCCGGCCCGGTCGCAGAGAAGTTCTTCGAGGCGCTGGCCAACGGTGACACCGCCTCGGCGGCGAAGATGACCGATGACCCCGATGGCGCGAAAGTGGGTTTGGATCAAGCTTTCTCGGGCTTACAGGCAACCTCATTCAAGGCCGCCGTGAACGGATCGCAATACACTCAGGACACCGGTAGCGCCGACGCGACGTACGTCTGGCAATTGCCCAGAAAGCGCACCTGGACCTATAGCGGACGCTTAGAGATGCTGCGTACCGCGGGCAGTTGGCAGGTCCGCTGGGCACCGAGCGACCTGCATCCCAAACTCGGTGAGCGCCAATCGCTCTCGCTGCGAACCGATCCCGCCAAGCGGGCAACGGTCAACGAGTCGGGCGGTACCACCGTGCTGGCGCCGGCCAACCTGTACAAGATCTCCTTCGACGCGTCGCAGGCCGGTAAATCGCTGATGAGCACCGCCACCGCGCTGGCCGATGCCATCCGGCCCTACGACGACCAGATCAACGCTGCCTCGCTGGCTGAGCAGGCGAGCGCCCAGACCTCGCCGATGAATCTCATCACGCTGCGCAAGGACGATTGGGACAAGGTCTCCATTGCGCTGGAGACGCGGCCAGGGGCATTGCGACCCGGCGTGGTGATGACGCAGATCGCCGATCTGCTGCCCACCGATGATCGCTTCGCACCCGATATCGTCGCGCAGGTCAAGAAGGCAGTGCTCGATGAGCTGGATGGCGAGGCCGGCTGGCGGGTGGTCAGTGTCAACCAGAACGGTGTTGACACCGCGGTGCTCAACGAGGTGAAACCCAATCCGGCTCCGTCGAAGACGATCAGCCTGGATCGTGCCGTGCAGAACGCGGCGCAGAACGCTGTCAACACTCGCGGTCAAAAGGCCATGATGGTGGTGATCAAGCCGTCGACGGGGGACATCCTGGCGGTCGCGCAGAACGCCGCTGCCAACGCCGACGGTCCACTGGCCACCACGGGTCTGTTCCCGCCCGGATCGACATTCAAGATCATCACCGCGGGTGCGGCGCTCGAGCGCGGCATGGCCACTCCGGACACCATGGTGGGCTGCCCGAAGCGAGTCACCATCGGAGACCGCAGCATCCCCAACTACAACGAGTTCGATCTCGGCACGGTGCCCATGTGGCGGGCCTTCGCGAATTCGTGCAACACGACCTTCGCCAAACTGGCCAGTGAGATGCCGTTGGACGGTTTGACCGTCGCCGCTTCGCAATTCGGCATCGGTCCGGATTACGACGTCGCGGGGATCCCCACCATCTCCGGAAACGTGCCGCCCACGGTCAACCTGACTGAACGCACCGAGGACGGTTTCGGGCAGGGCAAGGTGCTGGTCACGCCGTTCGGCATGGCGCTGGCCGCGGCAACCGTCGCCAACGGAAAAACGCCTGTACCGCAGCTGATCTCGGGCCAGACCACCGGAATCACCGGTGAGCGTCCGCCGGTGACGTCCACAATGATCGACGGCCTGCGTGGAATGATGCGCGAGACCGTGCTCAGCGGCACCGCGATGGACCTCAAGGGCGAGGGTTCTGTCTACGGGAAGACCGGTGAGGCCGAGTTCCCGGGCGGTTCACACGCCTGGTTCGCGGGGTATCGCGGCGACATGGCCTTCGCCACGCTGATCGTCGGGGGCGGCGGCTCGGAAGCCGCTGTGCGGGCCACCCGCGTCATGTTCCAGTCGCTGCCGCCGGACTACCTGGCTTAG
- a CDS encoding GNAT family N-acetyltransferase, with translation MTTTLPAHGAPGASSSDAVRVLGLSDTEAVRAVLDADPVASCMLAARVEARGADPTAIGGEIWSTGVLTDSLCFVGTTIIPLAGGPEATRLFAERAIEQHRICPSLVGPADVVLDMWGHLDPVWGPAREVRACQPLLAMLDAPTCAVDSAVRQVRAEELDPYLNASIQMFIGEMGVDPRNGDGGRGYRRRVAGLIEAGRAWARFEDGRVIFKAEVGSQSRCVSQIQGVWVDPEFRGRGLGTAGVAAVAAAVHRSSRIPSLYVNSFNEVARASYARAGFTRIGTFATVLVS, from the coding sequence ATGACGACAACACTGCCGGCGCACGGTGCGCCCGGAGCGTCGTCGTCCGATGCCGTTCGCGTCCTCGGACTATCGGATACTGAGGCGGTGCGTGCGGTCCTGGACGCCGACCCGGTGGCCTCCTGCATGCTCGCCGCACGCGTCGAGGCTCGCGGTGCCGATCCCACGGCCATCGGTGGCGAGATCTGGTCCACGGGAGTGTTGACCGATTCCCTGTGCTTCGTCGGGACCACGATCATTCCTCTGGCCGGCGGTCCCGAGGCCACCCGGTTGTTTGCCGAACGCGCCATTGAGCAGCACCGTATCTGCCCCTCCCTGGTCGGCCCGGCCGATGTGGTGCTCGACATGTGGGGCCATCTCGATCCGGTCTGGGGCCCCGCGCGCGAAGTCCGCGCCTGCCAGCCCCTGCTGGCGATGCTCGACGCGCCGACATGTGCCGTCGACTCCGCGGTACGGCAGGTGCGCGCCGAGGAACTCGACCCGTATTTGAACGCTTCGATCCAGATGTTCATCGGCGAGATGGGTGTCGATCCGCGCAACGGTGATGGCGGCCGTGGGTACCGGCGGCGGGTGGCCGGCCTCATCGAGGCGGGCAGGGCGTGGGCACGTTTCGAGGATGGGCGGGTCATTTTCAAAGCGGAGGTCGGATCGCAATCGCGGTGCGTGAGCCAGATCCAGGGCGTATGGGTTGACCCGGAGTTCCGTGGCCGCGGGCTCGGCACTGCTGGGGTGGCCGCCGTGGCGGCAGCGGTCCATCGCAGCAGCCGCATCCCCAGCCTGTACGTGAACAGCTTCAATGAAGTGGCCCGTGCGTCCTATGCCCGGGCAGGATTTACGCGCATCGGCACATTCGCGACGGTTCTCGTTAGCTGA
- the ispG gene encoding flavodoxin-dependent (E)-4-hydroxy-3-methylbut-2-enyl-diphosphate synthase: MTSLGIPSAPPPTLSPRRKTRQLMVGSVGVGSDSPVSVQSMCTTKTHDVNSTLQQIAELTASGCDIVRVACPRQEDADALAEIARKSKIPVIADIHFQPKYIFAAIDAGCAAVRVNPGNIKEFDGRVKEVAKAAGDAGIPIRIGVNAGSLDPRILGKYGKATPEALVESALWEAGLFEEHGFGDIKISVKHNDPVIMVAAYELLASQCDYPLHLGVTEAGPAFQGTIKSAVAFGALLSKGIGDTIRVSLSAPPAEEIKVGNQILESLNLRPRKLEIVSCPSCGRAQVDVYTLANAVSAGLEGMEVPLRVAVMGCVVNGPGEAREADLGVASGNGKGQIFVKGEVIKTVPEALIVETLIDEAMRLAEEMGTEIGTDGTPPGQPVVTVS; encoded by the coding sequence ATGACCAGCCTGGGCATTCCGAGTGCACCGCCGCCGACACTGTCGCCACGGCGCAAGACACGTCAGCTGATGGTCGGAAGCGTGGGAGTGGGAAGCGACTCGCCGGTGTCGGTCCAGTCGATGTGCACCACCAAGACCCACGACGTGAACTCGACCCTGCAGCAGATCGCCGAGCTGACCGCCTCCGGCTGCGACATCGTGCGCGTCGCCTGCCCGCGGCAGGAGGACGCCGATGCGCTCGCCGAGATCGCCCGTAAGAGCAAGATCCCGGTCATCGCCGATATCCACTTCCAGCCCAAGTACATCTTCGCGGCGATCGACGCGGGCTGCGCCGCGGTGCGCGTGAATCCGGGGAACATCAAAGAGTTCGACGGCCGCGTCAAGGAGGTCGCCAAGGCCGCCGGTGACGCCGGGATCCCGATCCGCATCGGCGTGAACGCCGGCTCGCTCGATCCGCGCATTCTGGGCAAGTACGGCAAGGCGACACCGGAGGCACTCGTCGAGTCGGCGCTATGGGAGGCCGGCCTGTTCGAAGAGCACGGCTTCGGAGACATCAAGATCAGCGTGAAGCACAACGACCCGGTGATCATGGTCGCTGCCTACGAACTGCTCGCCTCGCAATGCGATTACCCGCTCCACCTCGGTGTCACCGAGGCCGGCCCGGCATTCCAGGGCACCATCAAGTCGGCCGTCGCCTTCGGTGCGCTGTTGTCCAAGGGCATCGGCGACACCATCCGGGTGTCCCTCTCGGCGCCACCCGCCGAGGAAATCAAGGTGGGCAACCAGATCCTGGAATCGCTCAATCTGCGTCCGCGGAAGCTGGAGATCGTGTCCTGCCCGTCCTGTGGCCGCGCGCAGGTGGACGTCTACACCCTGGCCAACGCAGTTTCCGCCGGGCTTGAGGGTATGGAGGTGCCACTGCGCGTCGCGGTCATGGGATGCGTCGTGAACGGACCGGGTGAGGCTCGCGAGGCCGATCTGGGCGTGGCGTCCGGAAACGGCAAGGGGCAGATTTTCGTGAAGGGCGAGGTCATCAAGACCGTGCCGGAGGCGCTGATCGTCGAGACACTCATCGATGAGGCCATGCGCTTGGCCGAGGAGATGGGCACCGAGATCGGAACCGACGGAACTCCTCCTGGCCAGCCGGTCGTGACCGTAAGCTGA
- a CDS encoding M50 family metallopeptidase, which translates to MAAYAIGIALFALAILVSVALHECGHMWVAQATGMKVRRYFVGFGPTLWSTKRKSNRGANDVIEYGFKAVPLGGFCDIAGMTSVEQLTPEEADRAMYKQKVWKRVAVLFAGPAMNFLIGIVVFYGVVLFWGLPDNNAPTHPEIKQTSCVAAQKSADPTDMATCTGEGPAALGGLREGDQVLAVAGKQLSTSSDMVTAIRELRGPQVFEIIRDGKQQSLLVNVAETQRWDEKAGKLISVGAVGASLGTYVPQKHYNPLTAVPATGNLIGTVAVETVKAIGKIPTKVGALWDSITGSERAMDTPMSIVGASRMGGETVEHDMWIMFWILLAQLNFALGAINLLPLLPFDGGHIAVATYEKLRNMVRSARGLAAGAPVNYMKLMPATYLVLVVVVGYMLLTITADIVNPIRLFQ; encoded by the coding sequence ATGGCTGCGTACGCGATCGGAATTGCGTTGTTCGCGCTGGCGATCTTGGTATCGGTGGCGCTGCACGAGTGTGGGCACATGTGGGTGGCGCAGGCCACCGGCATGAAGGTGCGTCGCTACTTCGTCGGGTTCGGGCCGACATTGTGGTCCACCAAGCGCAAGAGCAACCGCGGTGCCAACGACGTCATTGAGTACGGCTTCAAGGCCGTCCCGCTCGGTGGCTTCTGTGATATCGCGGGTATGACCTCGGTGGAACAGCTCACTCCCGAGGAAGCCGACCGTGCGATGTACAAGCAGAAGGTCTGGAAGCGGGTGGCGGTGCTGTTCGCCGGACCGGCCATGAACTTCCTCATCGGCATCGTGGTCTTCTACGGTGTGGTCCTGTTCTGGGGCCTGCCGGACAACAATGCCCCCACACACCCGGAGATCAAGCAGACGAGCTGCGTGGCGGCGCAAAAGAGTGCCGACCCCACGGACATGGCGACGTGCACCGGGGAAGGGCCGGCGGCGCTCGGGGGCCTGCGCGAGGGTGATCAGGTGCTCGCCGTCGCAGGCAAGCAGCTCAGCACATCCAGCGACATGGTCACCGCGATCCGGGAGCTGCGCGGTCCGCAGGTCTTCGAGATCATCCGCGACGGCAAGCAGCAATCGCTCCTCGTCAACGTCGCCGAGACACAGCGCTGGGATGAGAAGGCAGGCAAGCTCATCTCGGTGGGTGCCGTGGGTGCCTCGCTGGGCACCTACGTGCCGCAGAAGCACTACAACCCATTGACGGCGGTTCCCGCCACCGGAAACCTCATCGGGACCGTTGCCGTCGAAACCGTAAAGGCCATCGGAAAGATCCCCACCAAGGTCGGTGCCCTCTGGGACTCCATCACCGGTAGTGAGCGGGCGATGGACACTCCGATGAGCATCGTTGGTGCGAGCCGCATGGGCGGCGAGACGGTCGAGCACGACATGTGGATCATGTTCTGGATCCTGTTGGCGCAGCTCAACTTTGCGCTCGGTGCCATCAACCTGCTGCCGTTGCTGCCGTTCGACGGAGGACACATCGCGGTGGCCACCTACGAGAAGCTCCGCAATATGGTCCGGTCGGCGCGCGGGCTCGCGGCAGGAGCTCCCGTCAACTACATGAAGTTGATGCCGGCGACATATCTCGTTTTGGTGGTGGTGGTCGGCTACATGCTGCTGACGATCACCGCCGACATCGTCAACCCGATTAGACTTTTTCAGTAG
- the dxr gene encoding 1-deoxy-D-xylulose-5-phosphate reductoisomerase yields MTRSSEVCRVLLLGSTGSIGTQALEVIAANPERFEVVGLAAGGGNVDLLRQQIDDTGVTNVAVADKHAAERLDLPVLSGPGAVTELVENTEADVVLNALVGALGLRPTLAALKTGARLALANKESLVAGGPLVTKAAAPGQIVPVDSEHSALAQCLRGGSRGEVAQLILTASGGPFRGWSTQQLEDVTPEQAGAHPTWSMGPMNTLNSASLVNKGLELIETHLLFDVPYQQIGVVVHPQSIVHSMVTFTDGSTLAQASPPDMKLPIALALGWPDRVPAAAMACDFSTASTWEFEPLDAKVFPAVDLARSAGEAGGCMTAVYNAANETAAAAFLAGRIGFRSIVRTIADVLDAAGQWEGTSGEPATVDDVLDAQHWADQRAAQLILAEENRT; encoded by the coding sequence GTGACACGTAGTTCAGAGGTCTGCCGGGTGTTGCTGCTCGGCAGCACCGGATCCATCGGCACCCAGGCACTCGAGGTCATCGCCGCCAACCCCGAGCGCTTCGAGGTCGTCGGCCTGGCTGCGGGCGGCGGCAACGTCGATCTGCTGCGACAGCAGATCGACGACACCGGCGTCACCAACGTCGCGGTAGCCGATAAGCATGCCGCCGAACGCCTTGACCTACCCGTGCTGAGTGGGCCTGGTGCCGTCACCGAGCTGGTGGAGAACACCGAGGCCGACGTGGTGCTCAATGCGCTGGTCGGAGCGCTGGGTCTACGTCCGACGCTGGCCGCGCTAAAGACAGGGGCACGGCTGGCGCTGGCCAACAAGGAGTCTCTGGTGGCCGGTGGGCCGCTGGTCACCAAGGCAGCGGCTCCCGGCCAGATCGTTCCCGTCGACTCCGAGCACTCCGCGCTGGCGCAATGCCTGCGCGGTGGTAGCCGTGGTGAGGTGGCACAGCTGATCTTGACCGCATCCGGCGGCCCGTTCCGGGGCTGGAGCACTCAGCAGCTTGAAGACGTCACGCCGGAGCAGGCCGGAGCGCACCCCACCTGGTCAATGGGGCCGATGAACACCCTCAACTCGGCCTCGCTGGTCAACAAGGGACTGGAACTCATCGAGACCCATCTACTGTTCGACGTGCCGTACCAGCAGATCGGTGTCGTCGTTCACCCGCAGTCGATCGTGCACTCAATGGTGACGTTCACCGACGGGTCGACCCTGGCGCAGGCCAGTCCGCCCGACATGAAACTGCCCATCGCCCTGGCGCTGGGGTGGCCGGACCGGGTACCCGCCGCGGCCATGGCCTGCGATTTCAGCACCGCGTCCACCTGGGAGTTCGAGCCACTGGATGCGAAGGTGTTTCCCGCCGTCGACCTGGCCCGGAGCGCCGGAGAGGCGGGTGGATGCATGACCGCCGTCTACAACGCCGCCAACGAAACCGCGGCCGCTGCCTTCCTGGCCGGACGTATCGGATTCAGGTCGATCGTGCGAACAATTGCCGATGTGCTTGATGCCGCAGGCCAATGGGAGGGAACCTCGGGAGAACCCGCTACCGTTGACGATGTACTCGACGCGCAGCACTGGGCTGACCAGCGGGCTGCGCAATTGATCCTGGCGGAGGAAAATCGAACCTGA